AGTTGGAATTGGGCAGACAGAGCGATATCGGCGTGGTGCGTCACTACCCAAATCGATGATGGACATGGCAATTGAGGCGACTTTGAAGGCGCTGGATGATGCCGGACTCACCGTGAACGATCTGGATGGCTTCGCGTTCTACGGTGGCGCGCCTGCAGATCCGGGTTCGATGGCGTACTTGTTGGGCGTTCCTCACGTGAAGTTCGCTGCCACACTTACCGCCGGAGGCAGTGGCGCGGCTGGCTCAGTTGGCATGGCTGCAGCTGTGATCAACGCCGGACTGGCAAATGTGTGTGTGAGTCTGTTTGTGCTTCAGCAAGTCCCCACGGGACGTTTCGGTGGTTCTTCCGAAGGCCCTCGCAAGCTCCCGACAGCTGGTGGCGGAGGTGCCTATGGCGGTGGCACGAATGTCTCACCAGAAGCGGCTTTCGTTTCTCCAGCTTCGATCATGTCCCCTGGGCACAACTTCGCCATGCTCACTCAGCGCCACATGTATCAATACGGCACCAAGCGGGAACATTTCGCAGAGGTATGCATCTCCCAGCGTGAGAACGCGATCAAGCGTCCACAGTCCGTGCGTCAAACTCCATTGACGCTTGAGGACTACTTCGCTGCGCGAATGATTTCGGATCCACTGTGTCTTTTCGACTACACGATGGAAGATGACGGAGCAATCGCCGTCATCACGACTTCTGTGGATCGTGCCCGCGATCTGCCACATCCGCCAGTGCTGATCTCCGGCAGCGGCATTGGTGGCACAGGCAATAACGCCCACCTGCTCGGCAACTTCCAGATGCCTGATCTCAGTTTCGCATCTGCTGGTGCACGCGATGTCGCAAAGCAGATGTACGCGATGGCCGAAGTTGGTCCACAGGATGTTGACGTTGCTTTGCTCTACGACCACTTCTCACCGATGGTGCTGATGCAGCTTGAGGACTTCCAGTTCTGCCCCGTGGGTGAGAGCGGTCCCTTCGTCGCTGAGGGCAACATCCGTTATGGCACGGGTTCGATCCCGGTGAACACTCATGGTGGCAATCTTTCTGATTTCTACTGTCCGGGCATGACGCACATCGTTGAGGGTGTCGAGCAAATTCGTGGCACGGCCATCAATCAGGTCAAGGACGCAGAGATTGCACTCGTCACTGGTGGTCCGTCCTCGATTCCCATGACCGGCACAATCTTGAAGAAGGATCGCTGATGTCCAATCCCACTATTCCGTTCAAGTACATGCCTTCCCCGCTGTTCACCGACCCGTACGCGGATGAGTGGACTGCGCCTTTCTGGGAAGCCACGATGCGCGAGCAGTTGACCGCGCCACGGTGCACAAACTGCGGAACCTTCCGACTGCCTCCGTCACGCTGGTGCGCAAATTGTCACCAGCAGGCCTTGGAGTATGTCGATCTTCCCGGCACCGGGACCCTGTACAGCTTCATCATCGTGCGCCATCCGCTGACTCCTGATCAGAAGGATTACGTGCCTTACCTCCCGGCAGTCGTTGATGCGGATGGAGCTCCAGGTTGTCGCTTTGTATCGAACATCGTCAATGTCGAGCCTGAAGATGTGAAGGTCGGCATGCCCGTGAAGGTCGTGTGGAATCGCGTCAGCGACACGCTCACCCTTCCCTTCTGGACTGCCGCTTAGCAAGACGAACTTCAGGACACGATCTTCTATACGTAGTACAGCCAGCCGCGTAGCATGCAACCGTTGTAGAAGTGTTGACGGTCCGTAGACCAAAGACGTTGCTAGTAAAGGGTGAACTGCCGAACACTTGCGAAGGAGTAGCGATGAAGATTTGGGCCAACTCGGGCGATTCCCACTACATGGAGCCTGACGATCTGTACAGCAATGGACTTCCGCCAGCGCTCGCCGAGCGAATGCCGCGGTCAGTGAAGGCCGAGGATGGCTCGTCGGAGACGATCTACGTCGATGGCAAGAGTTTCACCCGCGACATGCCGAAGATCTCGACTGTCGTGGGCAAGAGCGGTGTCACCCTCAGCCAAGCCCTGGAGGCGCCGGGCTCCAAGGATATGAACGTTCGCGAGAAGGATCTGGATCAAGAAGGTATCTGGGCCGAGCTCATCTATCCGTCTGTTGGCTTGTGGAACTCAATGATCAAGGACCCCTTGCTGGCGCGGGAAGCCGTGAAGGTTGCCAACGACTGGGCGGCCGAGGTGCAGCGGAAAAATATCCGCCATGTGATGCCTGCCCAGATCTCCCCGCTGGATGTAGGTGACGCCGTAGCCGAGGTTGAGCGAGTCGCGGGCATGGGCATCAAAGCAATCAATCTGCCGTGTTCCACCCCAAGCGACACCCCTGACTTCAACCGGCCTTACTGGGACCCACTTTGGGATGCAATGGTCGATACCGGCATGGTGATTGCCGTGCACACCGGTGCCGGTGGCGATGATTTCAATCCCAATAAGCATCGCGGCCCCGGAGCAGGCACCATGAACTACCTCGCCGCCTCATACAGCGGTATGGACTTAGCTGCCTCGATGGCTGCCTCAGGCGTGCTCGACAAGCGCCCCAGCCTCAAACTCATCATCTCTGAAGCAGGCGCAACTTGGGTGCCCTTTGTGGGAGATCGCCTCAATGAGGCATGGCGTCAGCACAGCGACTTCATACGGGACAACCTCACACGGACACCCAAAGAAGTGTTGTACGACCAGGTATACGCCAGCTTCCAGCACGATGAAACTGCCGTGAAGGCGCTGACAGCAATGGGCTACAACAATGTGATGTGGGGAAGTGACTACCCGCACATCGAGGGAACCTTCGGACACACGCAGAAGACCCTGCACGAACTCTTCGATGATGAGCCTGAGTCAGTGCGTCACCGAATAACTCAAGGAGCGTTCCTGGACTGCTTCCCGCACGTGGGCAGCAGTCCTTTGGAAGGCCTCGAGTAGACGCCGAGAATTGCCAAGCAATTGCATTTCAACTATACAGTGCATAGGAAATGGCCAGACGCCCAATTTGCGTGAAGGCAACGTTGCTGAATACCCAGTCTTTGGCCCCATCACTGCCACCCTGAAGGAGCATTCACTATGGAAACCGAAGTCGGAAAAATCTGGGCGAATTCCGGCGACTCGCATGTCAACGAGCCGCCGACTCTGTTCGACGCCCTCCCCGAACACCTGCGCGAGCTCATGCCTCGCAGCGTCAAGGATGAAGATGGCGCTTTTGAAACCATCTACCTCGATGGTCAGGAGTTTCGCCGTGCGATGCCGCAGGCGGCCCCGGGCGAGCAAGGCGGCCGCCCTCCCCGCATGACCGCTATGCCCAAGGACACCGATGTCCAAGAGGCGATGATGCGGATGATTGGCAGCAATGACGCGGAACATCGGCTGAAGGATGCCGATAATGAAGGAGTCTGGGCCGAAGTTATCTATCCGTCATTGGGTATCTGGGCATCAAATATCCGCACCCCTGAGCTTGCCAAGCGCGGCGCTCGCCTGATGAACGAATTCGCATTGGACTACCAGAAGCAATCAGAGCGTTTCGTCTGCACCGCTGCAATTCCGATGTTGAAAATCGACGATGCTGTTGCTGAAATCAAGCGAGCCTCCCTTGAAGGATTCCTAGGCGGCTTCCTGCCTGTCCTGCCTCCTTTGGGCCGTCCCGACTGGCACCACGAAGAGTGGGATCCCATGTGGGACGCCTTCGCCGACACTGGCATGCGCATCTGCTTCCACATCGGCACGGAGCCACTTGAGCCAACTGAGCGCACTGGCGTCTATTTCCGTGGACGTGGTGGCGCTGTGCTCAACTACGTTGAGACCACCTATGGCGGCCAGAAGGCGGTCACCAAGCTCATCGCCAGTGGGGTGCTTGATCAGCGTCGCGATCTCAAAGTGCTGGTTTCCGAAGGCGGCGCTACATGGGGGCCGTTCCTCGCAGACCGCATGACTGAGGGTTACCGCCAGCATTCCGCTGGTGTTCGTCCGGTGCTGAACCGCGAACCAGCGGACATTCTCTTCGAGCAGGTCTATGCCTCGTTCCAGCATGACTCCTCGGCAATCCTTGCCTGCTCGGCGATGGGTTGGCAGAACGTCATGTGGGGTTCGGACTACCCGCACTTCGAAGGCACCTTCGGTCACACCCAAGAGACTCTGCACGGACTCTTCGATGGTGTGGATGAAGCTGTCAGTCACCGCATTCGCATTGGCGCATTCCAGGAGCTCTTCCCGTCAGTGCCCCTGCCTGCATTCCCTGTGTGACGGGCAATCAATTCGGAACTGAGGGCTGGCATTCGCGAGAGCGACCGCCAGCCCTCAGCCATTTGGCAAGCTGTCAAGGCGCTTCGTTGCTAGCGTCAAAGTGAGGCTTCCGAGATTCCCGATTTCGGTTGTCGCGCACCTCTATACGGCGTAAGGTCGCAATTCTCCGGGTTGGCGTGGTCAATACCGGTATCCAATTACTGCGCAGCGACAGTTGCGCACATCGACTAAGTGGGGACGCATATGAGTGAGCGGATGCCCGGCTTCGGTGGTCCAGCGTTGAGTCGGCTTGTGACGCCGTTCTACGAGGCCGCCGGCCAAGGCAAGCTTGTGATCCAGCAGTGTGATGACTGCGGATATCACCGGCACGTGCCAACAGATATTTGCTACAACTGCCTGTCCTGGGACTGGCATTGGGATGACACGCTGCCCGGCACTGGCGTCGTGTACTCCTATTCATGGGTGATGCGTGCCCCCAATGAGCACATGAACAATGGCAACCCTTGGGACTTCGCCGTGGTGGAGCTTGATGGCACCACGGGTGGCCCTATTCGCTTACTCACCAATGTCTTTGGCGTCGATCAAGACTCGCTCACCGTTGGCCTGAAGGTGAAGGTTGCCTTTGACCCGGTCAAGGGGAAGTACGCAGGTGCAGGCGGTGGCTATGGCCCAGCCGGCGCCGATGCGGAAGCCACTGATGTTGGCCCGATTGCCCTTGTTGTCTTTGAACCCCTTGAAGGAGCTGCAGCATGAGCGGTGATTGGCTGAATGGAAAGGCCGCAATCGCCGGCATCGGGCACACGGCCTATGGAAAGCGCGGCGAATTCGCAGAGCGAGGCACCTTCTCGCTCGTGCTTGAAGCTGTAGTCAAGGCTTGCGAGGACGCCGGCATCAGTCCCAAGGAAATCGACGGCTGGTCTTCGTACTCCAATGACCCAAACCAGGGCGCGATGCTCTCAGCGATGCTGGGATGTGATCGCCTGCGCTTCACAGCAATGGGCTGGGGCGGCGGCGGCGGCGCCATGGGCGGCGCCTACATGTACGCAGCCATGGCAGTGGCAACTGGACAAGCAGATGTGGTCTGCGTCGTGCGGGGTGCGACGATGCCGGGCAACACCCGATTCGGCGGCATGGGTCGACCCGGCGATGGTCCGCCTCACGGCATGATCAGCCCCGGCAATTCCTTTGCTCTTGCCGCTCGCCGGCACATGGCACTGTTCGGCACCACAGAGGATCACTTCGGTGAGATCACGATCAATGCTCGTCGCAATGCGCACAACAACCCCTACGCGCGCTTCCGCGATGAGATCACCATGGAAGATCATCACAACTCACCGATGATCAGCGACCCGCTGCGCAAGATGGACTTCTGCATGGAATCCGACTTCGGCACCGCGGTCATCATCACCTCAATGGACCGCGCTAAAGACCTGAAGCAGGCCCCGGTGTCGCTTCTGTCCATGGCCATGGGCGGGCCTCCGCGCTGGGGCGATGCCTGGTTCGGTCAAGCCGCCAGCGATTCGTCAGGCATGGGCAGTCCTGTGGGCGGCCATATGTCAGATGACTTGGACTACGTCACTGGCGGTTATCGCACCCTCGCGGTGGATCTCTATAACAAGGCCGGGCTCGGTCCAGATGATGTTGACGTTGCATTGCTCTACGACCACTTCACACCCATGGTCATCATGGCGATCGAGGACTTCCAGTTCTGCAAGAAGGGTGAAGGCGGCCCGTTCGTAGCAGAAGGAAACATTCGTCGCGAGGGCAAGATCCCTGTCAACACTCACGGCGGAAATCTCGCTGAGGTCTATGCCCATGGCATGACGCACGTCATTGAAGGAGTGCGTCAGATCCGTGGAGTCGCGTCCAACCAGATCAATGACGCTGAAGTGGTGCTCATCGCAGCAGGCGCATCAATGGCCCCAACGGGAGCAATCCTGCTGGGCAAGGCCTAGTCGAATCACTCTCGGGGTGAATGGGCCGCCGCAATGCGGCGGCCCATTCACCATTTCGGGGGCACAGCCAGGGCCTCTACGCGGAAA
This Actinomycetota bacterium DNA region includes the following protein-coding sequences:
- a CDS encoding thiolase; its protein translation is MKDKAAIVGIGQTERYRRGASLPKSMMDMAIEATLKALDDAGLTVNDLDGFAFYGGAPADPGSMAYLLGVPHVKFAATLTAGGSGAAGSVGMAAAVINAGLANVCVSLFVLQQVPTGRFGGSSEGPRKLPTAGGGGAYGGGTNVSPEAAFVSPASIMSPGHNFAMLTQRHMYQYGTKREHFAEVCISQRENAIKRPQSVRQTPLTLEDYFAARMISDPLCLFDYTMEDDGAIAVITTSVDRARDLPHPPVLISGSGIGGTGNNAHLLGNFQMPDLSFASAGARDVAKQMYAMAEVGPQDVDVALLYDHFSPMVLMQLEDFQFCPVGESGPFVAEGNIRYGTGSIPVNTHGGNLSDFYCPGMTHIVEGVEQIRGTAINQVKDAEIALVTGGPSSIPMTGTILKKDR
- a CDS encoding OB-fold domain-containing protein, with product MSNPTIPFKYMPSPLFTDPYADEWTAPFWEATMREQLTAPRCTNCGTFRLPPSRWCANCHQQALEYVDLPGTGTLYSFIIVRHPLTPDQKDYVPYLPAVVDADGAPGCRFVSNIVNVEPEDVKVGMPVKVVWNRVSDTLTLPFWTAA
- a CDS encoding amidohydrolase family protein, with translation MKIWANSGDSHYMEPDDLYSNGLPPALAERMPRSVKAEDGSSETIYVDGKSFTRDMPKISTVVGKSGVTLSQALEAPGSKDMNVREKDLDQEGIWAELIYPSVGLWNSMIKDPLLAREAVKVANDWAAEVQRKNIRHVMPAQISPLDVGDAVAEVERVAGMGIKAINLPCSTPSDTPDFNRPYWDPLWDAMVDTGMVIAVHTGAGGDDFNPNKHRGPGAGTMNYLAASYSGMDLAASMAASGVLDKRPSLKLIISEAGATWVPFVGDRLNEAWRQHSDFIRDNLTRTPKEVLYDQVYASFQHDETAVKALTAMGYNNVMWGSDYPHIEGTFGHTQKTLHELFDDEPESVRHRITQGAFLDCFPHVGSSPLEGLE
- a CDS encoding amidohydrolase family protein, translated to METEVGKIWANSGDSHVNEPPTLFDALPEHLRELMPRSVKDEDGAFETIYLDGQEFRRAMPQAAPGEQGGRPPRMTAMPKDTDVQEAMMRMIGSNDAEHRLKDADNEGVWAEVIYPSLGIWASNIRTPELAKRGARLMNEFALDYQKQSERFVCTAAIPMLKIDDAVAEIKRASLEGFLGGFLPVLPPLGRPDWHHEEWDPMWDAFADTGMRICFHIGTEPLEPTERTGVYFRGRGGAVLNYVETTYGGQKAVTKLIASGVLDQRRDLKVLVSEGGATWGPFLADRMTEGYRQHSAGVRPVLNREPADILFEQVYASFQHDSSAILACSAMGWQNVMWGSDYPHFEGTFGHTQETLHGLFDGVDEAVSHRIRIGAFQELFPSVPLPAFPV
- a CDS encoding OB-fold domain-containing protein, which produces MSERMPGFGGPALSRLVTPFYEAAGQGKLVIQQCDDCGYHRHVPTDICYNCLSWDWHWDDTLPGTGVVYSYSWVMRAPNEHMNNGNPWDFAVVELDGTTGGPIRLLTNVFGVDQDSLTVGLKVKVAFDPVKGKYAGAGGGYGPAGADAEATDVGPIALVVFEPLEGAAA
- a CDS encoding lipid-transfer protein, with protein sequence MSGDWLNGKAAIAGIGHTAYGKRGEFAERGTFSLVLEAVVKACEDAGISPKEIDGWSSYSNDPNQGAMLSAMLGCDRLRFTAMGWGGGGGAMGGAYMYAAMAVATGQADVVCVVRGATMPGNTRFGGMGRPGDGPPHGMISPGNSFALAARRHMALFGTTEDHFGEITINARRNAHNNPYARFRDEITMEDHHNSPMISDPLRKMDFCMESDFGTAVIITSMDRAKDLKQAPVSLLSMAMGGPPRWGDAWFGQAASDSSGMGSPVGGHMSDDLDYVTGGYRTLAVDLYNKAGLGPDDVDVALLYDHFTPMVIMAIEDFQFCKKGEGGPFVAEGNIRREGKIPVNTHGGNLAEVYAHGMTHVIEGVRQIRGVASNQINDAEVVLIAAGASMAPTGAILLGKA